In Microbacterium pumilum, the following proteins share a genomic window:
- a CDS encoding Type 1 glutamine amidotransferase-like domain-containing protein encodes MKLLLTSGGVTNDSIRETLVQLLGKPFSECRALFIPTAQWGQPACSPETVWMSTAGRWPGETGLPELGWKSVGVLELTALASIGSDRWVPWIRDADVLLVDGGEAIYLCHWMRQSGLVDLLPSLSEKVWVGVSAGSMVMTPRVGREFLDWQPDGGDETLGVVDFSIFPHLDYPGWSSNTLEAAREWATRIPGPAYAIDDQTAISVVDGVVNVISEGHWELLNAGPALVAGSPGR; translated from the coding sequence ATGAAGCTGCTGCTGACGTCGGGCGGAGTGACGAACGACAGCATCCGCGAAACGCTGGTCCAGCTGCTGGGCAAGCCGTTCTCCGAGTGCCGGGCGCTGTTCATCCCGACGGCGCAGTGGGGCCAGCCCGCGTGCTCGCCCGAGACGGTCTGGATGTCGACCGCGGGCCGCTGGCCAGGGGAGACCGGTCTGCCCGAGCTGGGCTGGAAGTCGGTCGGGGTCCTCGAGCTCACCGCGCTGGCGAGCATCGGCTCGGACCGGTGGGTGCCGTGGATACGCGATGCGGACGTGCTGCTGGTGGACGGCGGCGAGGCGATCTACCTCTGCCATTGGATGCGACAGTCCGGGCTGGTCGACCTTCTGCCGTCGCTGAGCGAGAAGGTCTGGGTCGGGGTGAGCGCGGGCAGCATGGTGATGACGCCTCGCGTCGGCCGTGAGTTCCTCGATTGGCAGCCCGACGGGGGTGACGAGACGCTGGGCGTCGTGGACTTCTCGATCTTCCCCCACCTCGACTACCCGGGCTGGTCGAGCAACACCCTCGAAGCCGCCCGCGAGTGGGCGACGAGGATCCCGGGTCCGGCGTACGCGATCGACGATCAGACGGCGATCTCCGTCGTCGACGGCGTCGTGAACGTCATCTCCGAAGGTCACTGGGAACTCCTCAACGCCGGGCCCGCGCTGGTCGCGGGGTCGCCGGGCCGATGA
- a CDS encoding dihydrofolate reductase family protein has product MSDTTCHMSISLDGFVAGPDQSREHPLGKRGLELHTWHIGDPRANEADEIAAGWLMRPRGAYVMGRNMFGPIRGEWEEDWRGWWGPEPPYHAPVFVLTHYAHEPIAMEGGTTFYFVTGGFDAAYAQARETAGDSGVDIAGGASTVRQALAAGVVDELTLDIAPVLLGSGERIFEGVDVFGLEPVEVLHSPLATHIRFRRDVRT; this is encoded by the coding sequence ATGTCGGACACCACCTGTCACATGTCGATCTCGCTCGACGGATTCGTCGCCGGCCCTGATCAGAGTCGCGAGCATCCGCTCGGGAAGCGCGGACTCGAACTCCACACCTGGCACATCGGCGACCCGCGCGCCAACGAGGCGGACGAGATCGCGGCGGGCTGGTTGATGCGCCCACGCGGCGCGTACGTGATGGGGCGCAACATGTTCGGGCCGATCCGCGGCGAGTGGGAGGAAGACTGGCGTGGCTGGTGGGGGCCTGAACCGCCGTATCACGCGCCGGTGTTCGTGCTCACCCACTACGCGCACGAGCCGATCGCGATGGAGGGCGGGACGACGTTCTACTTCGTCACCGGCGGTTTCGATGCGGCCTACGCGCAGGCGCGGGAGACAGCCGGCGACAGCGGCGTAGACATCGCGGGTGGGGCGTCCACCGTCCGGCAAGCGCTCGCGGCCGGGGTCGTCGACGAGCTCACCTTGGACATCGCCCCCGTCCTGCTCGGGTCCGGCGAGCGGATCTTCGAGGGCGTCGACGTCTTCGGGTTGGAACCCGTCGAGGTGCTGCATTCGCCGCTGGCCACGCACATCCGCTTCCGCCGCGACGTCCGCACATAG
- a CDS encoding RecQ family ATP-dependent DNA helicase yields MTSTTAAPAEALDVLRTLVGRADVAFHDGQFEAIEALVDGRRRALVVQRTGWGKSAVYFVATLLLRRRGAGPTVLVSPLLALMRDQIAAAQRAGVRAVAINSTNAHEWSDVLAQLDRDEVDVLLVSPERLNNPAFRDEQLPQLVPRIGLLVVDEAHCISDWGHDFRPDYRRLRDLIARIPAGVPVLATTATANSRVVADVAEQLGGLDQSGGSPDVLVIRGPLARTSLRLGVLRLPDAPSRLAWLISHLGDLPGSGIIYTLTVAAANDTARLLRDRGYEVRAYTGQTDTDEREESEQLLKDNRVKALVATSALGMGFDKPDLGFVIHLGAPSSPVSYYQQVGRAGRATASADVLLLPGVEDRDIWHYFATASMPDRDRAERVLSALSASGTPLSTPALEAMVDIRRTPLELLLKVLDVDGAVARVQGGWIATGRPWTYDEDRYSRIAAERVAEQQHMIEYEETRACRMEFLQRSLDDDTATPCGRCDNCAGAWFPTSIGKDATDAASAALDRVGVPVEPRRQWPTGADRLGVPVRGRIPADEQSDEGRALARLTDLGWGGTLREMFAAGAADAPVPPNVLAACVRVLADWGWTERPVAVVAMPSRSKPQLVGSLARGIADIGRMPMLGALELVDGGPTGGPGGNSAFRLAGVWRRLSAARLDVPAGPVLLVDDLIDSRWTMTMAAGELRRAGATRVFPFALALRG; encoded by the coding sequence ATGACTTCTACGACGGCCGCGCCGGCCGAGGCGCTCGATGTGCTTCGCACGCTCGTCGGCCGCGCCGATGTCGCGTTCCACGACGGCCAGTTCGAGGCGATCGAAGCTCTCGTCGATGGCCGCCGCCGGGCACTTGTCGTGCAGCGCACCGGGTGGGGCAAGTCGGCGGTGTACTTCGTCGCGACGCTGCTCCTGCGCCGGCGCGGCGCCGGGCCGACAGTGCTCGTGTCACCGCTGTTGGCTCTCATGCGCGACCAGATCGCCGCGGCGCAGCGTGCGGGAGTGCGGGCAGTCGCCATCAATTCCACCAACGCGCACGAGTGGAGTGACGTGCTCGCGCAGCTCGACCGCGACGAGGTCGACGTACTTCTGGTGTCTCCCGAGCGGCTCAACAACCCGGCGTTCCGCGACGAGCAGCTTCCACAGCTGGTTCCTCGGATCGGACTGCTCGTCGTCGACGAGGCGCACTGCATCAGCGATTGGGGGCACGACTTCCGTCCCGACTATCGACGGCTTCGCGACCTCATCGCGCGCATACCCGCGGGTGTTCCCGTGCTCGCGACGACCGCGACCGCCAACAGCCGGGTGGTGGCGGATGTCGCAGAGCAGCTCGGCGGACTGGATCAGAGCGGAGGCTCGCCGGACGTCTTGGTCATCCGTGGACCCCTCGCACGCACCTCCCTGCGACTCGGCGTATTGCGGCTGCCCGATGCGCCGAGCCGGCTCGCGTGGCTCATCAGCCACCTCGGCGATCTGCCCGGCTCGGGCATCATCTACACGCTCACTGTCGCGGCCGCGAACGACACGGCCCGGCTGCTGCGCGACCGCGGTTACGAGGTGCGCGCGTACACAGGTCAGACCGATACCGACGAGCGCGAGGAGTCCGAGCAGCTCCTGAAGGACAATCGCGTCAAGGCGCTCGTCGCGACCAGCGCTCTCGGCATGGGATTCGACAAGCCCGATCTCGGCTTCGTGATCCATCTCGGCGCACCCTCGTCGCCGGTGTCGTACTACCAGCAGGTCGGGCGCGCCGGCCGCGCCACCGCGTCGGCCGATGTGCTCCTCCTCCCCGGTGTCGAAGACCGCGACATCTGGCACTACTTCGCGACGGCATCGATGCCGGACCGCGATCGAGCCGAGCGCGTGCTCTCGGCCCTGTCGGCCTCCGGCACGCCACTGTCGACCCCGGCGCTCGAGGCCATGGTCGACATCCGTCGCACTCCGCTGGAGCTGCTGCTGAAGGTGCTCGACGTCGACGGCGCGGTCGCGCGCGTGCAGGGCGGCTGGATCGCGACCGGTCGGCCATGGACCTACGACGAGGATCGCTACAGCCGGATCGCAGCCGAACGCGTCGCCGAGCAGCAGCACATGATCGAGTACGAAGAGACCCGCGCGTGCCGGATGGAGTTCCTGCAGCGCTCCCTCGACGACGACACCGCCACGCCGTGCGGTCGCTGCGACAACTGCGCGGGAGCATGGTTTCCGACCTCGATCGGCAAAGACGCGACGGATGCCGCATCCGCCGCCCTCGATCGAGTCGGCGTGCCGGTCGAACCGCGGCGGCAATGGCCGACGGGTGCCGACCGCCTCGGCGTGCCTGTGCGGGGCCGTATCCCCGCAGACGAGCAGTCGGACGAGGGGAGGGCACTCGCTCGACTCACCGACCTCGGGTGGGGAGGAACGCTGCGCGAGATGTTCGCGGCGGGTGCCGCAGATGCCCCGGTTCCGCCGAATGTGCTCGCCGCCTGCGTGCGGGTCCTCGCCGACTGGGGGTGGACCGAGCGTCCCGTCGCCGTCGTGGCGATGCCGTCGCGATCGAAGCCGCAGCTGGTCGGCTCACTGGCGCGCGGGATCGCCGACATCGGGCGCATGCCGATGCTCGGCGCCCTCGAGCTCGTGGACGGCGGTCCGACGGGCGGTCCCGGCGGCAACAGCGCCTTCCGCCTCGCCGGCGTGTGGCGGCGGTTGAGCGCCGCCCGTCTCGACGTTCCGGCCGGTCCCGTGCTGCTGGTCGACGACCTCATCGACAGCAGGTGGACGATGACCATGGCCGCAGGCGAGCTGCGCCGAGCCGGCGCGACGCGGGTGTTCCCCTTTGCGCTCGCGCTGCGCGGCTGA
- a CDS encoding patatin-like phospholipase family protein, translating into MHGETRSQVDDPRLAITLAGGGAFGAAHVGVLQVLEERGIRPGIVTGTSSGALVGSAFAAGLDGDEIERITRRFRWNRIARWTFQPRWGLLDTRIVTDAVTRLLGEDPRIEDLPRRFGAVATDLRTRHAVTIDKGPLSSALRATIAVPGLLPPVRLGGRVLADGGMVDNVPHAAARELGAERVIVVHLHAKWENVRMMRTVTQTADLANDPSVVLIQPEMERMAQWTMRDIPRLIAEGRRAAEAALDANRRVPWPSSESGLGRP; encoded by the coding sequence GTGCACGGTGAAACCCGATCGCAGGTCGACGACCCTCGCCTTGCGATCACCCTCGCCGGCGGTGGTGCATTCGGAGCAGCACACGTCGGCGTCCTTCAGGTGCTCGAGGAGCGGGGCATCCGTCCCGGCATCGTCACGGGAACGAGTTCCGGTGCACTCGTCGGATCGGCGTTCGCCGCGGGCCTGGACGGCGACGAGATCGAGCGGATCACGCGACGGTTCCGCTGGAATCGGATTGCGCGATGGACGTTCCAGCCGCGGTGGGGTTTGCTCGACACACGTATCGTGACGGATGCCGTCACCCGACTGCTCGGCGAGGACCCACGCATCGAAGACCTGCCGCGCCGCTTCGGTGCCGTTGCGACTGACCTTCGAACCCGTCACGCGGTCACGATCGACAAAGGACCACTCAGCTCTGCCCTGCGCGCGACGATCGCGGTGCCGGGGCTCCTGCCGCCGGTGCGCCTGGGCGGCCGCGTCCTCGCCGACGGCGGAATGGTCGACAACGTGCCGCACGCCGCCGCGCGTGAACTCGGTGCGGAACGTGTGATCGTCGTTCACCTGCACGCCAAGTGGGAGAACGTCAGGATGATGCGCACGGTCACACAGACCGCCGACCTCGCGAACGACCCGTCCGTCGTGCTGATCCAGCCCGAGATGGAGCGGATGGCCCAGTGGACGATGCGCGACATCCCGCGACTCATCGCTGAAGGGCGCCGCGCCGCGGAAGCTGCCCTTGATGCGAATCGGCGGGTCCCATGGCCCTCGTCGGAGTCCGGTCTCGGACGTCCATGA
- a CDS encoding YkvA family protein, producing MPEWLIVVLGVVGGLVLLWLSLIGLLWVQQRRTGSAVDWRAMMRLVPDVIRLVRRLATDPAVPRATRWWLSGLLGYLLLPFDLVPDFIPVLGFADDAVVVAIVLRFAIRHAGPDAVERHWPGSAEGLASVLRLAGLTSRTSPTVGQPPSDGER from the coding sequence ATGCCTGAGTGGCTGATCGTCGTGCTCGGGGTGGTCGGCGGGCTCGTGCTGTTGTGGTTGTCTTTGATCGGGTTGCTGTGGGTGCAGCAGCGTCGAACGGGTTCCGCCGTGGATTGGCGAGCGATGATGCGGCTGGTTCCGGACGTGATTCGTTTGGTGAGGCGCCTTGCGACAGATCCTGCGGTGCCGCGCGCGACCCGGTGGTGGTTGTCGGGGTTGCTGGGCTACTTGCTCCTGCCTTTCGATCTCGTGCCGGATTTCATCCCGGTGCTGGGGTTCGCCGACGATGCGGTCGTCGTGGCGATCGTGTTGCGATTCGCGATTCGTCATGCCGGGCCGGACGCGGTCGAGCGTCACTGGCCAGGCAGTGCAGAGGGCCTCGCAAGCGTGCTCAGGCTTGCGGGACTGACGTCACGCACGTCTCCGACGGTTGGTCAGCCTCCCTCCGACGGCGAGAGGTGA
- a CDS encoding class I SAM-dependent DNA methyltransferase, whose amino-acid sequence MITGDLKSKIDRVWDAFWSGGISNPLEVIEQITYLLFIRRLDDLQTLAEQKSRTTGGAIENPVFTPDQSPLRWGAFKNTAPEMMFTTVAEEVFPYLRSLGGDGSTYSEHMKDARFTIPTPALLSRVVDMVSDIPMQDRDTNGDLYEYLLSKIASAGVNGQFRTPRHIIQMMVDLMAPKPGDEIVDPACGTAGFLVAASEFVRDHHADALLDSAQRAHFHASMFHGYDFDATMLRIGSMNMLLHGVEAPDIRYQDSLSESASGDAAKYTLILANPPFAGSVDAEGIAKDLTRVVKTKKTELLFLALFLKLLKPGGRAAVIVPDGVLFGSSTAHKALRRALVEDQKLDAVIKLPSGVFRPYAGVSTAILCFTKTDSGGTDEVWFYDVQADGFSLDDKRTPVEANDLPDVRRRWGERTGSERDRARTDQSFTVPKADIVAQGHDLSINRYKEIVHEEVEHRAPADILADIKALNAEIDAGVAALEAMLG is encoded by the coding sequence GTGATCACCGGCGACCTGAAGAGCAAGATCGACCGCGTCTGGGACGCCTTCTGGTCGGGCGGCATTTCCAACCCGCTGGAGGTGATCGAGCAGATCACTTACCTGCTCTTCATCCGCCGACTCGACGATCTCCAGACACTCGCGGAGCAGAAGTCGCGCACCACCGGCGGTGCCATCGAGAACCCCGTTTTCACGCCGGACCAGTCCCCGCTGCGATGGGGCGCGTTCAAGAACACCGCCCCCGAAATGATGTTCACGACGGTCGCCGAGGAGGTGTTTCCCTACCTGCGCAGTCTCGGCGGCGACGGCTCCACCTACAGCGAGCATATGAAGGATGCCCGCTTCACCATCCCGACCCCGGCTCTGCTGAGCCGCGTGGTCGACATGGTGAGCGATATCCCAATGCAGGATCGCGACACCAACGGCGACCTCTACGAGTACCTGCTCTCCAAGATCGCCAGCGCTGGGGTGAACGGCCAGTTCCGCACCCCGCGGCACATCATCCAGATGATGGTGGACCTCATGGCCCCGAAGCCGGGTGACGAGATCGTCGATCCCGCCTGCGGCACCGCCGGGTTCCTGGTCGCCGCGAGCGAGTTCGTCCGCGACCACCACGCCGACGCCCTGCTGGATTCCGCGCAGCGTGCCCACTTTCACGCGAGCATGTTCCACGGCTACGACTTCGACGCGACCATGCTGCGTATCGGCTCCATGAACATGCTGCTGCACGGCGTGGAAGCGCCGGACATCCGCTACCAGGACTCGCTGTCGGAGTCCGCGAGTGGCGACGCGGCGAAGTACACGCTCATCCTCGCCAACCCGCCGTTCGCCGGATCGGTTGACGCAGAGGGAATCGCGAAGGATCTCACCCGCGTCGTGAAGACGAAGAAGACCGAGCTGCTGTTTCTCGCCCTCTTCCTCAAGCTACTCAAGCCCGGTGGCCGGGCGGCGGTGATCGTGCCCGACGGCGTACTGTTCGGCTCATCGACAGCCCACAAGGCCCTGCGCAGAGCGCTGGTCGAAGACCAGAAGCTGGATGCCGTCATCAAGTTGCCCTCAGGAGTGTTCCGACCATACGCGGGTGTGTCGACCGCCATCCTGTGCTTCACGAAGACCGACTCGGGCGGCACGGATGAAGTGTGGTTCTACGACGTGCAGGCCGATGGCTTCTCGCTCGACGACAAGCGCACGCCTGTCGAGGCGAACGACCTGCCCGACGTGCGCCGCCGCTGGGGAGAGCGCACCGGCTCAGAGCGTGACCGCGCGCGCACCGACCAGTCGTTCACGGTGCCAAAGGCCGACATCGTCGCCCAAGGCCACGACTTGTCGATCAACCGCTACAAGGAGATCGTGCACGAGGAGGTCGAGCACCGAGCGCCCGCCGACATCCTCGCCGACATCAAGGCGCTCAACGCCGAGATCGATGCCGGCGTCGCCGCTCTGGAAGCGATGCTCGGATGA